The sequence TTGAGTCTGAAGTCCTGGATGCGCCTCTTTGCGATGATGAGATCTTTTTAAGATCTAAGGTTGATGCCAATTCATGCTATTCTTTTGGAGTTGCCATGCCTTAGGCTATGTGATTCTGGTACAACCACATATACCGCCAGCAGTGATGTTGACTAACATCTGAATTTGTTTTACTACACCTTCCAAATGCTCTATAAAAAGTGAATGACCTTCCTTTGAAGcatatttagtttatttggCCATTCGTAGATTTGTTATCCCTTCTGGAAAAGatgataattacatatttgaatTGAACTTTACATAGAAAAATCTGTATGTCAAAATTGAGTTAACGCTCTGGTGCTTCAAACAATCAGTTTTCTTGTCGAAGAGTTGTTCTATAGCCTTATTTATATTGCTTTGTAATCACTAAATCTGCTGTTGTTTGGTGTTCAGGAGACACAGGATTCCCTTGATGATACTTTCTCTGAAATTTCAGAGTGGGTTGCTGGATTTTCAGGTTTGTTTCCCTCAAAGTATTTGTTTGAAGGTAGAGAGGAATTGAATTGATGTACAgaatatatagtaataattcCCGGTATTGCAGAAGGCACTTCTGCATCCAGCAATGAGTACTTGGACCCATCATCTGAAGGATGGATTGTTGATTGCTTTAATGAGGCTGAGATGCATGTCACAACTGAAGAAATGTATGTTTGCTTAATCTTTATCTTTGAGTtcaccaaaataatatttctgatTCAGCTTTCGTGTGATATATAGGATGCCCGGATCATCTGATGTTCAAGTCGATATTTCAGGTACCCAAAAGTTTTCGGTCCGTTAATTATTGCTGAACATTGTTATAACAGCAGCGTTTTTATGTTGCATGCTTTATTTTCCAGCAATTTGCCTCCCCATCTTAATATGGATAATGTTCTATTGCAGAGCTTTGCAACACTCCTCCTGAATATGATGTTAAGGCAGTAGAAAAACATCCTGTTCGTACTCAACGAAATGTTGTTTTCAAAGGTAGTTATTCCATATAGTAATTTgtcatttaattatgataaccAAGTGCCATATGGCCCTTAAGGCTCATTCTTTAACTGCTGGAAATGTCCCATTTCCTACCCTGGTTTTCTTTGGCCAAACAGGTAGAAAGTCGTATATGCGCACACCTCCTAAACTACCCTCTTCCGTTGTCTACCCATTCACCTTCATCAAACCATGTGGTGTCCATGGCGATGTGACTCTGAAGGACATAAACCAACGGCTGCATACTCCACCAAAATCGAAGCAAAACGAGCAAGACCCTACTGCTTCTTACCCCACATCAGCATTTTCTGGGAAGCCCGTTGTTGGGAAAACTAAAATCCGCACAGAAGGTGGAGAAGGCAGCATTACTATTGTTAGGACCAAAGGTTAATGTACCTTTCTCCTACTCTTTGATGCCTGTTTCTGCTACCCACTGGAAGAAGCTATAACAGAAGCTAACTTTAAAGTTAACATTATGCATAGAGTTCATAATACAGCATATGAATGCACCTGCAAATTGTCTGTCTAGTGTAGCTGTCTTTACATATGATCGATGATTTAGTAGTGTTTAAGGATCTTCGCTCTTTAGAGGAAACGTTCGTACTTTCTACTGTGAAAAACATGTGTTTAGTTCGTATTTATCGTCACTTGTGTGATCCCTTTGTACTTAATTGTGGAACTTTAACATTGAAACCTTATTACTTCCTTAATTTCTCTATTCCAACCTTATTAGTTTTTGTTTCAAGAGCTTCCAGAAAAGGCTGGAAATATTTGCAAAGTTCGATTTTTTGGTAATGCAATGGAGATATTATTGTTTGGCGTCCCTGCAGCAAAATGATTTTGCGCCATGGTTCAttctttctctttaattttaactagTTTTCATCTCTAATTTAGAGGTAAATGTGACAACTTTCCTCTTCACATTGTTGCAAGTTTAATGCTTTGACCACTGAACAATTTCTTtcccaattttttaaaaagtaaaagcaatcaattattatttattgaataaattagttcaataattaatattaaataataataatcggcaactataataattatatattagtcattaatatcacattaaatagaataatagatactattaaagtaaaacaacattttttattattattatttaaataaaacaaaatctaCTATTAAAATggaacaatattttcatatgttaGTGGGGTTCGAACATATAATCTTAACATATGAGgtctcaattttatcaattaagaTAGGTCTCACCGACCAAATCCTTCCCCCAATGGGGAATGAAGAAATTAGGGTTGGACTGGGTGAGCGGTATTGTTGGGAGTATGAACCCCATGTTCAGAGCCCACCTTGCAATTGCACATAATACATTTTCCCTAGGGTCACGAATAATCAGGGTTGTTAACGGGTaggatttgaaaaatatggatTCATCTACCAGAATTTGAATTTGCTCCCAGTTGGATTCTTTGCAAGTTAAACAAATCCATAATTGCATCCAACccaaattagggtttttttttcctttcttttttccgaTTATAACATGATTAAGGTTTTTACTTGTAGTTGTTTGAATTTCAACCTAATCACCACTCaattaagtgaaaaaaaatactaaatgatATAGGATTAGTTTGGTCTCAATAGCGAGATTTTTACTGTATTGAGTTGACATGATTCACCATATTTTTCCAActtaaatagtataaaataaatttaaaaataaaaagaagtagaatttaatatcaaaatctatataaaattaactaattaaaatatatttttatttaataccaaaatctataaaaaattgaaatacatattttctacttaaaattaaaaacataaacaaagaGGATGGTGTTTGGTAAGTGTAAGAGGTGGGTCAATTACAAATTGGGCGTATGACAAATTCTTGGTATGCATGacttaataaatttctttaatgtcAACAATGTGATGTAACattattatactttaattCCAACAGGAAAACTTATGGTGGCAAAAGACAAATGAGTTTCACATGTTCACAAACTAGTTTTACCTAAGCCCCTCCTCCCCCTTGTCCTAATTAATTCACAACTATATATGGACTTATACTAATTAttccatattatttttattttttagttcaaacataaaactcaataataatttattaaatttaaataataatgtatctggcttgatttctgtaattgcatgaaaaatattactataagtTTATCTTAATTGAttagtttcaatttttttaacaaattatttctattaacAAAGAATAATTCGTACgataacaatattttattctcaTCTTGATgtgtgtaatttaattttaaattgtgttTACGTGAAATATGCTTTTCAAATGATTTGAGTATGCCCAAAAAAATAAGTCAGTTCACAAAATTGAGGtccttaaatatttataaacagttaattaataattaataattgtttccttatatataatatgttaatattattttatattcgaTCACTTTACTacactataatttattattgttcaGTGAAAATGAATGATGATGagctttataaattaaataaatttaaaattcatg comes from Sesamum indicum cultivar Zhongzhi No. 13 linkage group LG10, S_indicum_v1.0, whole genome shotgun sequence and encodes:
- the LOC105171573 gene encoding protein XRI1-like; amino-acid sequence: MLHFESEVLDAPLCDDEIFLRSKETQDSLDDTFSEISEWVAGFSEGTSASSNEYLDPSSEGWIVDCFNEAEMHVTTEEMMPGSSDVQVDISELCNTPPEYDVKAVEKHPVRTQRNVVFKGRKSYMRTPPKLPSSVVYPFTFIKPCGVHGDVTLKDINQRLHTPPKSKQNEQDPTASYPTSAFSGKPVVGKTKIRTEGGEGSITIVRTKG